The region GTACGCGCCTCCGACGGGGCGTTGACCCTCCCCGCAGCTCAGGAACTCTTCTGTCAGCAGATTCCCGTTCCGTCCCGCGGACCCTGCGGGCAGAGTCCTCCGTATGACACTCAAGAAACTGCTGATGCTGGGCGGTACGGATTTCGCGGGGCGGGCCGTGGTGGAGGCGGCGCTCGGCCGCGGCTGGGAGGTGACCGTCTTCCACCGCGGGCACCGCGAGCCGCCCGCCGGGGCGCGGTCCTTGCTGGGTGACCGCACCGCCCCGGACGGGCTCGCGGCGCTCGCCGACGCGTCCACCGATGGTGAGTGGGATGTCGTCGTCGACACCTGGTCGGCGGCGCCGCGGGCCGTTCGCGACGCGGCCCGGCTGTTGGCCGACCGGGCCGGGCGGTATGTGTACGTGTCGAGCTGCTCGGTCTACGCGTGGGCTCCGCCCGCCGACTACGCCGAGGACGCGCCGCTCGTGGAAGGGGCGTCCGAGGATGCGGAACAGACCGACTACGCGCAGGACAAACTGGGCGGCGAGCTGGCCGCCGTGTCCGCGTTCGGCGCGGAGCGCTCGTTGCTCGTGCGGTCCGGGCTGATCCTCGGGCCGTACGAGAACATCGGGCGCCTGCCGTGGTGGTTGACCCGGATCGCCCGGGGCGGTCCCGTCCTCGCGCCCGGCCCCCGGTCCCTCCCCCTCCAGTACGTCGATGTGCGTGATCTCGCGGAGTGGATCCTCGGGGCGGCGGATGCGGGGGTGAGCGGGGCGTACAACCTGATGAGTCCGCAGGGGCATACGACGATGGGGGAGCTGCTCGACGCGTGCGTCCGGGTCACCGGGGCGCGGGCGGAACTCCGTTGGACGGAGCCTTCCGTGGTCCTCGACGCCGGGATCCAGCCGTGGACGCAGTTGCCGGTGTGGGTGCCGGTGGGGTCCGACATGCATGACGCTCTTCATCGGGCGGATGTCTCCCGTGCGGTGGCGACGGGACTGCGGTGTCGGCCCGTCTCGGAGACGGTCGCGGACACGTGGACCTGGCTCCAGGGCATCGGCGGGGTGGCCCCCCAACGCCCGGACCGCCCCCCGGTGGGCCTCCCGCCCCACCTGGAGACAAAGGTACTCACCCAGTAGCACCACCCCATGTTCTCGCCCCCGCCGCCCCTACCCGTCCCATCCCGTTCCTGGGGGGCTCCGCCCCCAGACCCCCGGGTGGGTTCGTCGGCTGCGGGCCGGTGGGGGCCGATCGCGCAGTTCCCCGCGCCCCTGGGGGGCCGGGGCTGCGCCCCCGGCCCCCTGATCGGCCTGAACGGCCTCGTCCTCAAACGCCGGACGGGCTGAAAACGAGGGCGAGCCGAGGCTTTTAGGGGCGCAGGGAACTGCGCGACCAGCCCCCACCGGGCCGCGGCCGAAAGACCACCCCCTGGGGTCTGGGGCGGAGCCGGGGTGCACCTGGCACCACCCCCGCCCTGGTGCTCGGCCCAGTGACCCCGAGGGGCGGGTCGGTGAGACTGGCGGTATGGAGAGATGGAGCGGCAGGGGCATACGGACGCGCGGGCCGGAGGTACTGGTCGCCGGGGGACGAGGGCTGATGCTGGCCGTCGGGGGGTTCACCGGAGCGGTTGTTCTCTTCGTGCTGTCCGTCGTGTCGATCCTGCTCGTCCCGGTGGGGGTGGGGATCGTCACGACCCCTTGGGTCCTGACCGGCGTACGGGCCTTCGCGGACCGGCGACGGATCATCGCCGCCGAGTGGTACGGGATACGGATTCCGTCCACGTACCGGAGCCTGCCCGCGGACACGACCCCGTGGACGCGCTGCCTCCGCATGCTGGGGGACCCGGCGACCTGGCGCGACCTCGGCTGGCTGGTGGTCGACATGACCGCCGGGTTCGCGACCGCACTGCTGCCCGCCGCCCTCCTCCTCTACCCCCTGGAGGGCTTCGCGCTGGCGGCCGGCCTGTGGCGGGTCTTCACGGACGGCACGCACGTGGGCTGGTGGTACGGCTTCGTGCCGGTGTCGGGGCAGGGCTCCGCCCTCCTCGCGGGGGCACTGGGCGCGGCGCTCCTCGTCGCCTCCTACGCCCTCTCCCCCGCCCTCCTGCGGATCCATTTCCTCCTCACCCGCTCCGTCCTCGCCTCCGGCGACGGCGAACTCGCCGAACGGGTCCGCGTCCTCACCGAGACCCGGCGCACCGCCGTGGACACGTCGGCGGCCGAACTCCGCCGTATCGAGAGGGACTTGCACGACGGGGCGCAGGCGCGACTGGTCGCCATGGGGATGGACCTGGGGACCGTCGAGGTCCTCATCGAGAAGGACCCGGCCAAGGCCCGACAGCTGCTCGCCCAGGCCCGCCGGTCCTCCGCCGAGGCGCTCACCGAGCTGCGCGACCTCGTACGGGGTATTCATCCCCCCGTGCTCGCGGAGCGTGGACTCGGCGACGCGGTAAGGGCGTTGGTGCTGCGGCTGCCTCTCGTGAGCGAGGTGGACGTCGACATGGACGGCCGTGCCGACGCGCCCGTCGAGTCCGCCGCGTACTTCGCCGTCAGCGAGGTACTGACCAACGCGGTCAAGCACTCCGGAGCCGAGCGCCTCTGGGTCGACCTCCAGCACAGGGACGGAACGCTCCGCATCACCGTCACCGACGACGGGGAGGGCGGTGCCCGGGTCGGCGCGGGCTCGGGGCTCACCGGCGTCGAGCGGCGGCTCGGTACATTCGACGGCGTCCTGGCCGTCAGCAGCCCCGCGGGCGGTCCCACCATGGTCACCATGGAGATCCCTTGCGCGTTGTCCTAGCCGAAGACCTGTTCCTGCTGCGCGACGGACTGGTCCGGATGCTCGAGGCGTACGACTTCGAGATCGCCGCCGCCGTCGAGAGCGGACCCGAACTCACCCGGGCGCTGGCCGAGTTGGCGCCGGACGTCGCCGTGATCGACGTACGGCTGCCGCCCTCGCACACGGACGAGGGGCTGCAGTGCGCGCTCCAGGCCCGTCGGGAGCGGCCGGGGCTGCCGGTGCTCGTGCTCTCCCAGCACGTGGAGCAGCTGTACGCACGGGAGTTACTCGCGGACGGCACGGGCGGGGTCGGTTATCTGCTCAAGGACCGGGTGTTCGACGCGGAGCAGTTCATCGACGCCGTACGGCGGGTCGCCGCGGGTGGGACCGCGATGGATCCGCAGGTGATCCAGCAGTTGCTGGCGCGGCGTTCCCACACCGCGCAGCCCCTCGGGTGGCTGACCCCCCGTGAGCTGGAGGTGCTCGAACTGATGGCGCAGGGCCGCTCGAACGCGGCGATCGCGGCCCAACTCGTGGTCACAGAACGGGCGATCGCCAAACACACCTCCAACATCTTCACCAAACTGGGGCTGGAGGTCTCCGACGATGACAACCGGCGCGTACTCGCCGTACTGGCGTATTTGGATCACGGAAGCCAGTGAAGAAGAAGCGCCCGCCGACGCCGTTGAATATCGTTCAAACCTGTTTTTCGAGATCAACTCCTCGAAAAACATGCGGTTCTGAGCCCATTGCGCCGGAAATGACCTCACGAACTTCTAAGATTTTCCTGGGTTTCTGAACGCCTCAGGAGTCACCTGCGTACTGATGGACGCCGCTTCACTCCTGTCGGGCGCCTCGATGCCCCGCAAGGAAGTCAGAGGAGTTCCATGGGACGCAACACTCGCAAACGACGTTCGCCGCTGGCTGTTCGCGCGGTTGCCGCATCCGCGGCGCTCGCGATCGGTGGGGGCGGATTGATCTGGGCGAATTTCTACGCTTCGGCGCACGAGTCCAACTCGAGCCCGAACACCACCAAGGCTGCCGCCGCTCAGGTCGCCACCATCTCCTGCCCCGATGTCGGGCAGAAACTGACCAGTGTGCCCGCCAACGCCAAGTCGAACGTCGACGCGGAGCTGGCCACGCTCGACAAGCAGATCACCGAGGCTTACGCCCGGCTGGCCTCGTCGCGTCAGGCTCAGGCCAATGACGCGGGCTTCGTCCAGAACGCGATCCTGTCGCCGCTCAAGGACAAGCGCTCCGCGGTCATCGGCCGAATCAAGATCGACTTCACTCGGGTGGGCGCCGCCGCGCCGACCATGCTGGACGGTCTCGCCGCCTGCACCGGCACCACCGCCAACCAGGCCCAGACCACCGCCGGTGGCCAGAACAACGGCCAGCAGAACAACGGGGGTCAGAACAACAACGGCCAGAACAACGGTGGCCAGAACAACGGCGGCCAGCAGAACGGCGGCCAGCAGAACAACGGCGGCGGCGCGGCCACCGCGGCGCCGAGCGCGAGCGCGCCGGCCAACATCGGCGGCCAGGCCGGAAACGGTCCCGTCGCCGCCGACTTCGTCGACATCACCAAGGTCGCACCGAACGTCCAGGGCAAGCCGCAGAAGGGCGCCAACGCCTCTCGAGGTACGTTCACCACCGCGTGCGGCGTGAACGCGAACAAGAACTTCAACACCGACAACGTGATCGTGGCGCCCGGCGTGACCAACGGCGCGCACCACCTGCACGACTACGTCGGCAACCAGAAGGTCAACGCGTTCTCCAGCAACCAGACGTTCCTGCAGGGCGGGACCAGCTGCCAGAACAAGAGCGACCTGTCGTCGTACTACTGGCCCGTGGTCCGTATCCAGAACGGCACGCAGGACTTCGACCAGAACAAGGACGGCGGCGGCAAGGAAGGCAACGTCGGCAAGATCCTGACCCCGGTCTCGGCCCAGATCAAGTACGTGGGCAGCCCGGCCAGCAAGGTCGTCGCGATGCCGCAGTTCCTGCGCATCATCACCGGTGACGCCAAGACCACGACCAACGGTCTGGCGAACGCCAACGCGCACTGGAGCTGCACCGGCTTCGAGAACAAGGTCCAGCTGACGTCGCAGTACCCGATCTGCCCGCAGGGCAGCAAGGTGGTGCGCACGTTCGCCTTCCAGAGCTGCTGGGACGGCCAGAACATCGACAGCGCCAACCACCGTACGCACGTGGCCTTCCCCGACCCCGCGAGCGGTGTCTGCGGCAACGGCTTCAAGGCGATCCCGCAGCTGACGATGCGCCTGACGTACAACATCGCGCCGCCGACCATCCAGAACGGTGTGGTGAAGAACGCGTACGCGGTCGACGGCTTCCCGGAGCAGCTCCACAAGGCGGCCACCGACCACGACGACTTCATCAGCGTCACCACCGGTGGCCTGGCGAACAAGATCGCCAACTGCCTCAACACCGGCAAGCAGTGCAGGTAGCAGCCCCTTCGCCGAAGCGAGTAGTCGCTTCACCGAAGAGCTAGCAAGGCACTGAGAAGGCCGGTGGCGGGAGATCCCGCCACCGGCCTTCTGTGTGTGTGCCGTGCGTGCGGCTCAGCCGCTGTGGGAGGAATGCTGGCTGTGGTTGGTGCCGACCTCCATGTCACCGCCGAGCGTGCCGCGCAGCGCCGTGACCACCTTCTGGTCGGCGACGGCGACCCACTTGGCGCCGACGAGGTAGAACCCGCCGTAGTCCTTCGCGTCGTTGATCCACTCGCGCTGGCCGCGGTCGGTGGCGAAGGTCGCGAGGACGAACTTGCCGTTGGTGTTCTTGCAGATCGCCTGGCGGATCTCGTCGGCGTCCGTCTGTATGTCCGGCTTGCACTTCACCTCGGCCGCCAGATCCTCCAGACTGCCGGTCGCGGTGGCCGGGACCCGGTCGGCCGAGTCGCTCTTGGTTCCTCCCCCGTCCGACCCGCCGCAGCCGGTCAGCGCCAGCAGGGCCGCGGCCGCGACGACCGCAAGGCCGTGCCCGCTCAGCTTTTCGCGTGTCAACCTCATACGTTCCTCCGGTGCCTGTCGGCGCCCACGCCGTCGAGAGCCCCGGCGAGGGCCCTGGTCTTCGATACGGCTGCGGCGCGCCAAATGCTCAATCTCCCCCGTTACGGACGGAAGGACATCCGGTGGGAATGCCGATGCCGCAACGGGCACGTGTGTGCGAAGGTGTGGCCGTGACCGAAGACTGGGAAGAGCGTACGGCGGCGGCCTGGGCCACGTTCGACGGCTCCGAAGAAGCGACCGAAGCGGACGCGGCGGACTTCCGGGCGGTGATCGACGCGCTGGTCGCCGAACTGCCCGCGGACAGCCCCGTCGGCCCGTTCGAGCGGGCCTGCGCCTGGGACTCCACAGGCCACTCGGACCAGGCCGTACCGCTGTACCGGGAGGCCCTCGCCCGCGGCCTCGGCGGCTACCGCGGCCGCCGCACCAAGATCCAACTCTCCAGCTCGCTGCGGAACATCGGGCAGGCCGAGGAGGGCGTCAAGCTCCTCACCCCCGAACTCGACGCGCCCTCCGACGAGTTGGACGATGCCGTACGCGCCACTCTCGCGCTCTGTCTCGCCGACCTGGGCCGCGAACGCGAGGGCCTCTCGCTGGTGATCGCCGCCCTCGCGCCCCATCTGCCGCGCTACCAGCGATCCATGGCGAACTACGCGCGGCTGCTCGTACAACCCGGGGAGTAACTCTCCGGAGCCAGGTGACCATCCACCGATTCGCTCGTTTTGCTGAACGTGCAGTCACAGGATGTAGCCCAGCGCTCCGCAGCCTCCCCAGGACCGGTCGTCGACGTCGAGCAGGCCGAGGCCGCTCTCGTCGAGCACTACCCGCGGCTCGTCCGGCTCGCCTATCTGGTGCTGCCGCCGAGCCTCGGCCGCAACCGACGGGTGCTGACCGCGCACGCCCTCACCCAGCGCGCCCTGCCCCGGGGACGCACGACCGCCGCCCTGATCCCGGCCCAGGCCACCGGCCGCGACGGCGACCCCGGCTACGCCCTCGTACGCCTCAAGGTCGTGCGTACGGCGCTGGAGGCCGGGGTGCCGCTGCGGCGCGCGGCCTGGCCCAAGCGGTCCCAGCTGCCTCCGTTGCTGCCCCAGGTGTGGGGCCTGAGGCTCTTCCCACGCTCGGGTGGCGCCGACGAACTCGCCCTGGACCAGCGGCTGTCGGCCCTGTCCGGACCCGCCCGCGCGGCGTACGTCCTGCGCGGCCTGGAGAAGCTGCCCGACCCCGACGTGCGCAAGGTGCTGACGGCGGCGGGCGTCGACGACCCGGGCGCGGCGCTCAAGGAGGCAAGCGGCGTCGAGGCCAGGGACGTCCTGCTCCTGTCCCCCGAGTTCGACCCCTGTTCGCTGCACGCCCGGCCCACCGACCTGATGCGGCGCAGACAGCACATGAAGGCCGCGCTCGCCGCCGGCGTCGCGGCGGCCGTCTGCGGCGCGCTGCTGGCCCTGCCCAGCGGCGGCTGGGGACCCGACGGCGCCGCCGCCCCGTCGTACGCGCAGAACCCGGCCGCCGAGGCCGCCCTCGACCCCGGGAAGGTGACGCGGGTCGCCCCGACGGCGTGGCGGTCGTCCGCGCGCACCGACTTCTCCGTGTGGCCCGCGCGCGGCAACCTCGCCCGGGACATCGCGCTGCTGCGCCGCGCGCTCGCCGTCTGGGCCCGGCCCGGCGAATCCGTGCAGGTCTCGGCGACGCCCGGCACCCCCTCGGGCGCCCCGGCCGGACCGCCGCAGCTGCTGTACGCCGGTGATGTGGACCAGGCGCGCGTGGTGCTCTTCTACGACGGACTGCGCATCGCCCGGTACGCCGAGCCACGCGCCGGCACGGGCGGCGCGGCCCTCGACTTCGCCCGGGTCGACGGCGCGACCGGGGCCGAGGCGGAGGCGCTGGTCCTGGACCGGGCCGACGGCAACGTCCGTTATCTGACCGCCCCCTGGGTGACCGAGGCCGCCGAGCGCGACCTGCTGAAGCCGACCGCGGGCCCGACGCCCCTCACCCTCTCGGCCGAGGGTGTCAGCACGCCGCTGGCCGGCCCTGCCCCGACCGGCACCTGCACCTCGTGGAACGTCATGGAGGTGACCGACACCTCGGGCCCGCACCTGCTGGCCGACCTCGGCGAGCTGATCCCGGCCCATCTCACCTCGGGGCCGCCCGCGGCACCCCACGAGGTCGCGGGCCCCGCGGCGCTGCGGAACTGGGCGCCGTTCGCCTGCTCCCTGGCCGCCGTGCGCTCCCAGGGCGTGCGGTCCGTGAACGCCTGGCAGTACGCGCAGCAGCCGCTGCCCGACGCGAGCGGGCAGGCCGCCTGGGTGTGCACCCGGGCCGACACCTGGCGGGGTGACGGCACCCGGATCCTGGCCCAGTTCCACACCCCGGGCGGGGCGTACGGCGCCATCGCGGCGAAGGCCGAGAACTCGCCCGCGTGCGGCCGCCGTGACCCCCATGTGCTGGCGGGCGTGCTGTGGAAGTCGGGCGCGGGCGACTGGTACCTCCTCGCGGCGGGCAGCAAGGACACCGCCTCGATCAGCACGTCGGGCGGGGTGAGCGGGTCGGCCCGGGGCGCGCTGCTCGCCGTACGGACGAAGCAGGGGGATCAGGCCGGGCTGAAGGGCACCCTGACGGACGGACGAGCGGTCGACGGACTGCGGTAGGGCCTGCCCGGCCGATCCTCGGGGTGTCACAGCCGACCCTCGCGTCAACAAGTGGGGCGCACGGGGGTTCTCCCCGCACTTACCCGTCAGTACATTGACGGCATGTCTAACAAGCATGCCGCCCGGCTGCCCCGGCCGGTCGAGTCCGAGCGGATACCGCTCAAGGCCCGGAAGGTGTCGTTCTCCTGGGAGGACACACCGCTGCACTGGGTGCCGGGGGAGCCGTTCGCCACGCACACCATGAACGTGCTGCACCTGCTGCTGCCTGCCGGTGAGCGCTGGTTCGTGCACGTGTACAAGCAGGTACTGCCCTACATCCGGGACGAGCGGCTGCGCGCGGACGTCATCGGGTTCATCGGGCAGGAGGCGATGCACTCGCAGGCCCACGACGAGGTCCTCCCCCACCTCAGGGAACTCGGGCTCGATCCGACGCCGTACACCGCCCAGGTCGACTGGTTCTTCGAGAAGCTGCTCGGCGACCGCACCCTGCCGCCGGGCAGGGCCCGCAAATGGTGGCTGATGGAGCGCGTCGCGATCATCGCGGCGATCGAGCACTACACCGCCTTCCTCGGCGACTGGATCCTGAACGCCGAGGAGTTGGACCGGCGCGGCGCCGATCCCACCATGCTGGACCTGATGCGCTGGCACGGCGCGGAGGAGGTCGAGCACCGGTCCGTGGCCTTCGAACTCTTCCTCCACGTCGACGGGAGCTACCGGCGCCGCGCCCGGACCTGGGCCACGGCCTTCACCGCCCTGGTCTTCCTCTGGCAGCGCGGGGCGCGGTTCTTCATGGAGAACGACCCGACCCTCACGGCGGGCAGGGCGAGCTTCAAGGAGTTCTACCTGAGCGGGAAGCGGGGCGTGCTGCCGTCGACCGGCGACATGCTCAAGTCCATTCCCCGCTATCTCAGCCGCACCTACCACCCCTCCCAGGAGGGTTCGACCGAGCAGGCGGTCGCCTATCTCGCCTCGTCACCGGCGGCGACGGCTGCCGAGAGGAGAGCCGAATGACGCCCCGGCTGCGGACCGTCGCCGCCGTCGCCGGTGCGGCCCTGCTCGCCCGGCGGGCGCTGCGCCGCCGGATCGAGGTCTCGCCGCTGTGGCCGCTGCCCGCCCTGGAGGAGCCGATCTCCGGCCGGCCGCGCTCCCGGACGCTGCGGCTGCCGGTCACCCGGCACGAGCGCGTCGCCGACGGGGTCGTACAACTGCGTCTGGAGGGGCACGACCTGCCGCGCTGGGAGCCCGGCGCCCACCTCGACCTCGTCCTGCCCTCGGGGCTCGTACGGCAGTACTCGCTGTGCGGGGACCCGGAGGACACCTCGTCGTACACCGTCGCAACCCGGCTGGTCGAGGACGGGCGGGGCGGGTCGCGCGAGGTCCACGAACAGCTCCGGGAGGGCATGGAGGTCGAGGTGCGGGGGCCGCGCAACCGGTTCCCCCTCGCGCCTGCGCCCGCGTACGTCTTCGTCGCGGGCGGCATCGGGATCACACCGATCCTGCCGATGCTGCGGGTGGTCCAGGACCGCGCGGAGTGGCGGCTGCTGTACGGCGGCCGGACGCGCGCGTCGATGCCGTTCCTGGAGGAGATCGGGAAGCTGCGCGGCGGCCGGGTCACCGTCGTGGCCGAGGACGAGGACGGACGGCCCGATCTCGACGCGCTGTTCGCGGACGTGCCGGCGGGCGCGGCCGTCCACTGCTGTGGCCCCGAGGGGCTGATGGAGGCGGTCGGACGCCGGCTGCCCGACGGTGCGGCGCTGCACCTGGAGCGGTTCACGCCGAGCACCTCCGCCGAGGGCAACGGTGCCTTCGAGGTCGAACTGCGCCGCAGCGGACGTACGGTGAGCGTCGCCGCCGACACCACCGTGCTCGCCGCCGTACGCGCCGAACTGCCCGACACCGCCTACTCCTGCGAGCAGGGATTCTGCGGAACCTGCCGACAGCGGGTGCTGGAAGGGGAGATCGAGCACCGCGACGAACTGCTCACCGACACGGAGCGTGGTGACTCGATGCTGATCTGTGTTTCGCGGGCGCTCGGTGATCGCATCGTGTTGGACATGTGAACGACCATGGCCGGACCGGCCCGTTCGGGGCCGGATCCGATCGGTAAGGTGTTCGTATGACAATCGGGGTACGCCGCAGGATGGGTGTCGAGGAGCGGCGACAGCAGTTGATCGGCGTCGCCCTCGACCTCTTCAGCCGACGCTCACCCGACGAGGTCTCCATCGACGAGATAGCCTCGGCCGCGGGTATCTCACGGCCGTTGGTCTACCACTACTTCCCCGGCAAACTCAGCCTGTACGAGGCGGCGTTGCAGCGTGCCTCGGACGAACTCGCGAGTCGCTTCGTGGAGCCGCACGAGGGCCCGCTGGGCTCGCGGCTGCTGCGGGTCATGCGCCGATTCTTCGACTTCGTGGACGACCACGGGCCCGGTTTCTCGGCGTTGATGCGCGGCGGTCCCGCGGTCGGCTCCTCGAAGACCAACGCGCTCGTCGACGCCGTGCGGCAGGCCGCCTACGTCCAGATCCTGTCGCATCTGAAGGTCGAGGACCCGCCCGCCCGCCTGGAACTGGTGATCCGCTCCTGGATCTCGCTCGTCGAGTCGACGGCGCTGATCTGGCTGGACGGGCGGCGGATTCCGCGCGGCGAGCTGGAGGTGCAGCTCGTGCAGGACTTCGCGGCGCTGGCCGCGGTGAGCGCCACGCACGACGAGGAACTCGGCGCGCTGCTGCGCCGGGCGCTCAAGGGCGACCCGGGCGACGGGCCGTTCACCGACCTCGCCGTCCGGTTGATCGCGCTGGCCTCACCCCCGGCCTCGTAGGCCCGGCGGCCTCTACTCCTCGTACTTCCGGTACGACGGGTCGAGGTCACGTACCTCGGCGGACGCGTGCACCGTCGAGACCCCGTCGGTGGGCTCGATGTGCTTGCGCAGCAGCTCCAGTACGGCTTCGGTGAGCTTGGCCTTGGTCTCGTCGGTGCGGCCCGGGAGCAGGGCGAGCGTGATGTGCACGATGGCGTGTCCGTCCTCCCCCGCCCCCACCACCTCTTCATCGGTGCACCGGAACCGCGTCTTGCACGCCTCGATGCGCGCGGCCGCCGTCTCGACGACCACCGGGTGCAGCGCGAGCGCGAAGCCGCGCTGGTCGAAGGCGTCGTCGAGCGAGTAGGAGTAGTCGACGGTGATCTGCGGCATGGGCACTCCTGTTCTAGGGTTTCCCGGTCACCCTAGCCGCAGCGCCAGCAGTGCGATGTCGTCCTCGCGGTCCCGGCCGAAGCAGTCGAGCAGGGTGTCGCAGAGGGCGTCCAGGCCGGGCAGGGCGCCGCTGGCGGCGGCGCGGAGGTGCTCCATCGAGACCGCCAGATCGGTGCCCCGGGTCTCGATCAGGCCGTCGGTGACCATGAGGAGCCGGTCGGTGGGTTCGAGGAACAGCTCCGTGGGCGGCGGGTGGGGCAGACCCACACCGAGCAGCGGCCCTGCGGCCTTGGAGTAGTCGGCGCCCCCGTTGTCCCGGATGATCAGCGGCGGGATGTGGCCGGCGTTGGCGATGCGGGTGCGTCCGGTGGCGGGGTCGACCAGGACCAGGCACACGGTCGTGGTGATGCCCGGGTGGTAGCGCTGGAGCATCCGGTCGAGGCGCTCGGCCAGCACGGCCGGGTCGCTCTCCTCGACACAGTAGGCGCGCAGCGCGTGCCTGATCTCGACCATGACGGTGGCCGCCTCCAGCGAGTGCCCGACGACGTCGCCGACCGCGGTGAGCACGCCCTCGCCGGTGCGCAGGGCCGCGTAGAAGTCGCCGCCGATCTCGGTCTCCGCGGAGGCGGGCACGTACCGGACCACGACGTCGACGCCCGGCAGTTCGGGCAGCCGGTGTGGCTGGGGCAGGAAGCTGTGCTGGAGGGTGAGGGCGACGTGCCGTTCGACCTGGTACATGAGCAGCGGTTCGGCGGCGAGCGCGGTGGCCTCGGCGAGCCGGGCCAGCAGGGCCTCGTCCTCGGGACTGACCCGGCGCACCCCGCGGGTGGGCGTGGCGAGGCACACCGAGGCCCGGCCCTCCTGGATGGGGATCAGCGCCAGGCGGGCGTCGTGCTGCACGCCCGGCCGGAAGAACCCGGCCGGCCACAGCGGCGCGGGCACCGTGGTGATCTGGACGCCCGACTGCCCCCGGGTGAGCCGTCGGAGCAGTCCGGCGACGGCCCGGTGGGCGCCCTCGTCGGGCATCGCGAGCGAGGTGCGGTCCCGTGAGGTGCCGCGGTACAGCTCGTCGTCCGGGCCGAGGACGAAGACGGCGGCGGGCGAGCCGGTGAGCCGCGCGGCGCCGTCGGCGGCGGCGTCGGCGAGTTCCTGCGGGGAGCGCGCCGTCTGGATGGCGACGACCGTCTCCGCCAGCCGGGTCAGCCGCCGTGCCAGCGCCTGGTCGCCGGCCCTGAGACGGGCGGTGCGCACCGCGGCCCGGACCACCGCGTCGATCTCCTCGGGCTCGGCGGGCACCGTCAGATACGCCTCGCCGCCCACGTCGAGGCCTCGGCAGCGATCCCCCGCGTCCACGGCGGCGGCCGAGAAGTGCACGACGGGCAGGCCGGCCATGTGGGGCCGGGCCTTGAGCCGGCGGCACAGTTCGAAGCCGCTCATGTCCGGCAGGTCCACATCGACGAGCGCCACGTCGGGCAGGGTGCCCTTGCGCAGCCGTACGTCGAGTTCGACGAGCGCCTCGGAGCCGCTGGCGACCGGGACGACCTGGTGGCCGGCGCGGCGCAGCACGGCGCTCATGGCGTACCGACTGGCCGCCACATCGTCCACGACCAGCACGGTCGTGTCTGTCCGCTTGCCGTTGACGTCCATCTGCCAGCCTCTGGACACGCCGGTGGGGCAGACCGGGATCGAGGTCTGCCCCACCAAGGTAATGCCCTTTCAGGAGGTCCGGGAGAATACCGCCACAGTGCGCCCCGGAACGGCGAACGTGCCCGTTTTCGCCTCGTAAGAGGAGGATTTGACGATAGGGTCGGCGCCCGCCGCCTGCACCGGGTGCAGCGCGTACGCCGTCCCGGCCAGGGCGCCGACCGTCTGCTCCTGTGCCTTCGGTGTCGCGTTGAAGACGACGACGAGGTCGCCGAGCTCCATCGTGATCACGCCGGGCGTCTCGTCCTTGCCGGACAGCGGGAAGGAGAGCTTCGACTGCACCTGCCCGGCGGTGGACAGCGAGAAGACGTTCTCGGTCGTACGGATCCGCTCCAGGTCCTGGTACGCGGCAGAGCTGCCCTCGATCTGCGGGCATCCCACCTTGACGGTGCTCAACAGGGGTGTGGCGTAGGGCCACTTGGACGCGTTGTCGGCCGC is a window of Streptomyces sp. NBC_00271 DNA encoding:
- a CDS encoding NAD-dependent epimerase/dehydratase family protein, with amino-acid sequence MLGGTDFAGRAVVEAALGRGWEVTVFHRGHREPPAGARSLLGDRTAPDGLAALADASTDGEWDVVVDTWSAAPRAVRDAARLLADRAGRYVYVSSCSVYAWAPPADYAEDAPLVEGASEDAEQTDYAQDKLGGELAAVSAFGAERSLLVRSGLILGPYENIGRLPWWLTRIARGGPVLAPGPRSLPLQYVDVRDLAEWILGAADAGVSGAYNLMSPQGHTTMGELLDACVRVTGARAELRWTEPSVVLDAGIQPWTQLPVWVPVGSDMHDALHRADVSRAVATGLRCRPVSETVADTWTWLQGIGGVAPQRPDRPPVGLPPHLETKVLTQ
- a CDS encoding sensor histidine kinase; translated protein: MERWSGRGIRTRGPEVLVAGGRGLMLAVGGFTGAVVLFVLSVVSILLVPVGVGIVTTPWVLTGVRAFADRRRIIAAEWYGIRIPSTYRSLPADTTPWTRCLRMLGDPATWRDLGWLVVDMTAGFATALLPAALLLYPLEGFALAAGLWRVFTDGTHVGWWYGFVPVSGQGSALLAGALGAALLVASYALSPALLRIHFLLTRSVLASGDGELAERVRVLTETRRTAVDTSAAELRRIERDLHDGAQARLVAMGMDLGTVEVLIEKDPAKARQLLAQARRSSAEALTELRDLVRGIHPPVLAERGLGDAVRALVLRLPLVSEVDVDMDGRADAPVESAAYFAVSEVLTNAVKHSGAERLWVDLQHRDGTLRITVTDDGEGGARVGAGSGLTGVERRLGTFDGVLAVSSPAGGPTMVTMEIPCALS
- a CDS encoding response regulator transcription factor; the protein is MRVVLAEDLFLLRDGLVRMLEAYDFEIAAAVESGPELTRALAELAPDVAVIDVRLPPSHTDEGLQCALQARRERPGLPVLVLSQHVEQLYARELLADGTGGVGYLLKDRVFDAEQFIDAVRRVAAGGTAMDPQVIQQLLARRSHTAQPLGWLTPRELEVLELMAQGRSNAAIAAQLVVTERAIAKHTSNIFTKLGLEVSDDDNRRVLAVLAYLDHGSQ
- a CDS encoding DUF1996 domain-containing protein — protein: MGRNTRKRRSPLAVRAVAASAALAIGGGGLIWANFYASAHESNSSPNTTKAAAAQVATISCPDVGQKLTSVPANAKSNVDAELATLDKQITEAYARLASSRQAQANDAGFVQNAILSPLKDKRSAVIGRIKIDFTRVGAAAPTMLDGLAACTGTTANQAQTTAGGQNNGQQNNGGQNNNGQNNGGQNNGGQQNGGQQNNGGGAATAAPSASAPANIGGQAGNGPVAADFVDITKVAPNVQGKPQKGANASRGTFTTACGVNANKNFNTDNVIVAPGVTNGAHHLHDYVGNQKVNAFSSNQTFLQGGTSCQNKSDLSSYYWPVVRIQNGTQDFDQNKDGGGKEGNVGKILTPVSAQIKYVGSPASKVVAMPQFLRIITGDAKTTTNGLANANAHWSCTGFENKVQLTSQYPICPQGSKVVRTFAFQSCWDGQNIDSANHRTHVAFPDPASGVCGNGFKAIPQLTMRLTYNIAPPTIQNGVVKNAYAVDGFPEQLHKAATDHDDFISVTTGGLANKIANCLNTGKQCR
- a CDS encoding tetratricopeptide repeat protein, which codes for MPQRARVCEGVAVTEDWEERTAAAWATFDGSEEATEADAADFRAVIDALVAELPADSPVGPFERACAWDSTGHSDQAVPLYREALARGLGGYRGRRTKIQLSSSLRNIGQAEEGVKLLTPELDAPSDELDDAVRATLALCLADLGREREGLSLVIAALAPHLPRYQRSMANYARLLVQPGE
- a CDS encoding metal-dependent hydrolase, which encodes MSNKHAARLPRPVESERIPLKARKVSFSWEDTPLHWVPGEPFATHTMNVLHLLLPAGERWFVHVYKQVLPYIRDERLRADVIGFIGQEAMHSQAHDEVLPHLRELGLDPTPYTAQVDWFFEKLLGDRTLPPGRARKWWLMERVAIIAAIEHYTAFLGDWILNAEELDRRGADPTMLDLMRWHGAEEVEHRSVAFELFLHVDGSYRRRARTWATAFTALVFLWQRGARFFMENDPTLTAGRASFKEFYLSGKRGVLPSTGDMLKSIPRYLSRTYHPSQEGSTEQAVAYLASSPAATAAERRAE